The Paeniglutamicibacter sulfureus genome includes a region encoding these proteins:
- a CDS encoding class II 3-deoxy-7-phosphoheptulonate synthase — MSGRSPAGPAADPALDIWRTLPIAQQPTWSEHPHYAKSVSELGSRPPLVFAGEVDVLRERLAEAAQGRAFLLQGGDCAETFDGATADKISARVKTILQMAVVLTYGASMPVIKMGRMAGQFAKPRSSNDETRDGVTLPAFRGDIVNGYEFTPESRAHDPRRMVEAYNTSSATLNLIRAFTQGGFADLRSVHSWNAGFMANPAHTAYEQLAGEIDRAVRFMDACGADFEALKRTEFFASHEALLLDYERALTRTDSRTELPYDTSGHFLWIGERTRQLDGAHVDFLSRVRNPIGVKLGPTTSPEDALALIDKLDPNREPGRLTFITRMGAKNIREKLPNLVEKVTASGAQVLWVTDPMHGNTVTSENGYKTRKFDDVMDEVRGFFEVHDSLGTYPGGLHVEMTGDDVAECLGGADPIRQEQFDDLYESVCDPRLNHKQSLEMAFLVSGALAKRGVRG; from the coding sequence ATGTCCGGACGATCCCCGGCCGGTCCCGCTGCCGACCCCGCACTGGACATCTGGCGCACCTTGCCCATCGCCCAGCAGCCGACCTGGAGCGAGCACCCGCACTATGCCAAGTCCGTGTCCGAACTCGGCTCACGTCCGCCGCTGGTTTTCGCCGGCGAAGTCGACGTGCTGCGCGAGCGCCTGGCCGAGGCCGCACAGGGACGGGCCTTCCTGCTCCAGGGCGGCGACTGCGCCGAGACCTTCGACGGTGCCACCGCCGACAAGATCTCCGCACGGGTGAAGACCATCCTGCAGATGGCAGTCGTGCTGACCTACGGCGCATCGATGCCGGTCATCAAGATGGGGCGCATGGCCGGGCAGTTCGCCAAGCCGCGTTCCTCCAACGACGAGACCCGCGACGGGGTGACCCTGCCGGCATTCCGCGGCGACATCGTCAACGGCTACGAATTCACTCCCGAGTCCCGTGCCCACGACCCTCGGCGCATGGTGGAGGCCTACAACACCTCCTCGGCCACGCTGAACCTGATCCGCGCTTTCACCCAGGGCGGCTTTGCCGACCTGCGCTCCGTGCACTCCTGGAACGCGGGCTTCATGGCCAACCCGGCGCACACCGCCTACGAGCAGCTTGCCGGCGAGATCGACCGCGCGGTGCGCTTCATGGATGCGTGCGGCGCCGACTTCGAGGCACTGAAGCGCACCGAGTTCTTCGCTTCCCACGAGGCCCTGCTGCTTGACTACGAGCGTGCGCTGACCCGCACCGACTCGCGCACCGAGCTGCCCTACGACACCTCCGGCCACTTCCTGTGGATCGGTGAGCGCACCCGCCAGCTCGACGGCGCGCACGTCGACTTCCTCTCCCGCGTGCGCAACCCGATCGGCGTCAAGCTCGGCCCGACCACCTCGCCCGAAGACGCCCTGGCGCTCATCGACAAGCTGGACCCGAACCGCGAACCGGGCCGCCTGACCTTCATCACCCGCATGGGTGCAAAGAACATCCGCGAGAAGCTGCCGAACCTGGTCGAGAAGGTCACCGCCTCCGGAGCCCAGGTCCTTTGGGTCACCGACCCGATGCACGGCAACACCGTCACCAGTGAAAACGGCTACAAGACCCGCAAGTTCGACGACGTCATGGACGAGGTCCGCGGCTTCTTCGAGGTCCACGACTCGCTGGGCACCTACCCCGGCGGCCTGCACGTGGAAATGACCGGCGACGATGTGGCCGAGTGCCTCGGCGGCGCCGATCCGATCCGCCAGGAACAGTTCGACGATCTTTACGAGTCGGTCTGCGACCCGCGCCTGAACCACAAGCAGTCCCTGGAAATGGCCTTCCTGGTCTCCGGGGCACTGGCCAAGCGCGGGGTCCGCGGCTAG
- a CDS encoding Stk1 family PASTA domain-containing Ser/Thr kinase: MTEPHTDPRIGTTLDERYRLDARIADGGMSTVYRAMDVRLHRTVAVKILHAHLASDPVVLERFASEAIIAAGLTHDNIVGIRDHHVSGTTAYLVMEYVRGLNLRESLASRGRYTPRQALVVLQAICTGLSVAHEEGIVHRDMKPANVLISDEGRIKVADFGLARAASAHTNATNFFGTAAYISPELAKGEPSDERSDIYAVGIIAYELLTGRQPFTAESAYGLAFKHINDDVPPPSAIVPGLSPEIDELVAYCTNKDPEDRPQNASFLLSDLKQIHDSLTPNQLDLGSETLGGLKDLIPPATSAHTTVHDRLALAQEYRDSAAAGRASGDAATMALSAASGDEATPSPDDTTVLASGSDHTQVLAGSFSSTQQVDQGHTQALQAQPQRPVSARQAKRNAKAADIAWRKDAQIPTRQLDSRIPTRRKWLFGVLLTLLAAIVAAVGLFFGMGPGAPFTIPTLTGVTGSEAVQRLSDTGVQAGTREVFDDKLERGLVVGSEPAAGETIRRFQGLQLLVSKGPELFSVPNLTGRTQAAAEKDLKAANLAAGKVSKKYSEEVAEGVVLGHDPETGEKLRRGTKVGLTVSRGPAPVDVPVLAGISPQQADSELKQAGLKGKSSGKEYSTSVPEGAIISQQPSGGQVERGSTVEYVVSRGPRMIEVPNMQGKQLAEARRELESLGFKVQVEELLGGFFGTVRSQSPANGKAPEGSTIKLVVV; encoded by the coding sequence GTGACAGAGCCACACACCGACCCCCGCATAGGCACGACGCTTGATGAACGCTATCGGCTCGATGCCCGCATCGCCGACGGCGGAATGTCCACCGTGTACCGCGCCATGGACGTGAGGCTGCACCGCACCGTCGCCGTGAAGATCCTGCACGCGCATCTGGCTTCCGACCCCGTCGTCCTTGAGCGATTCGCCTCGGAGGCGATCATTGCCGCCGGTCTCACCCACGACAACATCGTGGGTATTCGCGACCACCACGTTTCGGGCACCACCGCCTACCTGGTCATGGAATACGTGCGCGGGCTGAATCTGCGCGAGTCGCTCGCTTCCCGAGGGCGCTACACTCCGCGCCAGGCATTGGTGGTGTTGCAGGCCATCTGCACCGGCTTGTCGGTGGCGCACGAGGAAGGCATCGTGCACCGCGATATGAAGCCGGCCAACGTGTTGATTTCGGACGAGGGTCGCATCAAGGTCGCCGACTTCGGGCTGGCGCGCGCCGCCTCGGCCCACACCAATGCCACCAACTTCTTCGGCACCGCCGCGTACATCTCCCCCGAGCTGGCCAAGGGTGAACCGTCAGACGAGCGTAGCGACATCTACGCCGTCGGGATCATCGCCTATGAGCTGCTCACCGGGCGCCAGCCCTTCACCGCGGAAAGCGCCTACGGGCTGGCCTTCAAGCACATCAACGACGATGTCCCGCCGCCCTCGGCGATCGTGCCAGGACTTTCCCCGGAGATCGACGAGTTGGTGGCCTATTGCACCAACAAGGACCCGGAGGACCGGCCGCAGAACGCTTCGTTCCTGCTCAGCGACCTCAAGCAGATCCACGATTCGCTCACTCCGAACCAGCTCGACCTGGGCTCCGAAACCCTTGGCGGGCTCAAGGACCTGATTCCGCCGGCGACTTCCGCCCACACCACCGTCCACGACCGCCTTGCACTGGCCCAGGAATACCGTGACTCCGCAGCCGCCGGCCGGGCTTCCGGCGATGCCGCCACCATGGCATTGTCAGCCGCTTCCGGCGACGAAGCTACTCCCTCTCCGGACGACACCACCGTGCTGGCAAGCGGTTCGGACCACACGCAGGTGCTGGCCGGTTCATTCTCCTCCACCCAGCAAGTGGACCAGGGCCACACCCAGGCGCTGCAGGCTCAGCCCCAGCGACCGGTTTCCGCGCGGCAGGCCAAGAGGAACGCCAAGGCTGCCGACATTGCGTGGCGAAAAGACGCGCAGATCCCCACCCGCCAGCTGGATTCCCGGATCCCGACGCGCCGCAAGTGGCTCTTCGGGGTCCTGCTGACGCTCCTGGCAGCAATCGTTGCCGCCGTCGGCCTATTCTTTGGCATGGGCCCCGGGGCCCCCTTCACGATCCCGACACTGACCGGGGTCACCGGCAGCGAGGCGGTGCAACGCCTGTCGGACACCGGCGTCCAGGCCGGCACCCGCGAGGTATTCGACGACAAGCTTGAGCGTGGCCTCGTGGTTGGAAGTGAACCCGCCGCAGGGGAAACGATCCGCCGATTTCAAGGGCTCCAGCTCTTGGTCTCCAAGGGTCCCGAGCTTTTCTCCGTCCCGAACCTGACCGGCCGCACGCAGGCAGCGGCCGAGAAGGACCTGAAGGCCGCAAACCTGGCAGCCGGAAAGGTCTCGAAGAAATACTCCGAGGAAGTCGCCGAGGGCGTGGTGCTCGGCCATGATCCGGAGACAGGGGAAAAGCTGCGCCGCGGCACCAAGGTCGGGCTGACAGTGTCCCGTGGACCGGCCCCGGTGGACGTCCCGGTGCTTGCCGGCATTTCGCCCCAGCAGGCGGATTCCGAACTGAAACAGGCCGGGCTGAAGGGCAAGTCCTCCGGAAAGGAATACAGCACCTCGGTGCCGGAAGGTGCAATCATTTCTCAGCAGCCTTCCGGCGGCCAGGTCGAGCGCGGATCCACCGTCGAATACGTGGTTTCCCGCGGGCCGCGGATGATCGAGGTACCCAACATGCAGGGCAAGCAGCTCGCTGAGGCACGCCGGGAGCTCGAGTCCCTGGGCTTCAAGGTCCAAGTCGAGGAGTTGCTGGGTGGGTTCTTTGGGACTGTTCGTTCGCAAAGTCCCGCCAATGGCAAGGCCCCGGAGGGCTCGACCATCAAGCTGGTCGTGGTCTAG
- a CDS encoding WhiB family transcriptional regulator, which translates to MDWRSRAACLDKDPELFFPVGNTGPALLQIEEAKSVCRRCPVVDTCLAWAIESGQDAGVWGGMSEDERRALKRRAARARRAS; encoded by the coding sequence ATGGATTGGCGTAGCCGCGCGGCCTGTCTGGACAAGGACCCGGAACTTTTCTTCCCGGTAGGAAACACCGGACCGGCCCTGCTCCAGATTGAAGAAGCCAAGAGTGTCTGCCGACGGTGTCCCGTAGTGGACACCTGCCTGGCCTGGGCCATCGAATCCGGCCAGGATGCAGGTGTTTGGGGCGGCATGAGCGAAGACGAGCGCCGGGCGCTCAAACGCCGGGCAGCACGGGCTCGTCGAGCCTCCTAG
- a CDS encoding FtsK/SpoIIIE domain-containing protein — protein sequence MAGKLHIRLNSPALGQPVLLELAAAEPVSGLRLAGVLAPRWPGIIWHWAGKALTDVPRLPLSGRILLSDSPVGPEPHRHPRSDGHDPAVLVVMRGPDPGGALPLRRGVYALGRGEVDLPIGDLGLSRRHALLRVTDTSIVLSDEASSNGVWFAQTPILERRLLIGDSFTAGGSDFAVLPARGLSPGPVQWPLEPVPLAADEPGSRLAMLLIGALAPLGLGFGLFLMTRSVFFLAFSAISLLTGGLPALLLLRAKARFRRAWAQATVADAKRREDLAPPLGAVAAGLAGGCIVDGAGFPALVIGHGRLAAWLCSGSGADPPAPRLARGKSRTTTGPQSRRRRRRRTNAFANFRATRADAENADPSNLGILQDSPVPLLLHAGAMVWFPGLESGWGPVLRGVLVRWLPLLAAGTLEVVVLGPAGFLPAEFAMLPGVRVLPADAKLPSTHTPRIVLCTGVRSTQHAQPVPPATTDAGPTVWFHCGGSAPVAGAEAHIDCRSGRLVLQSSGREHNPWLWPAPPARGIAGGRAPGSPGHASPRGSGPAKNPGPGPVQDGDLTDSSLPVELEGIGFDTLARAIRRLVPLDAAGLDPVNDATSATPTGVTHRTGALIGDTAEGPLHLDLDADGPHLLVAGTTGSGKSELLRSLVLGLATGTGPDALAFMLVDFKGGATLAPLSVLPHVQDFVSDLDAAAGERILELLGHELRRREAFLAQHAATDHRDYLRSRTATDPPLPKLVVLIDEFRVFAIELPEALERVVHIATVGRSLGIHLVLSTQRPAGTISAPLRANIGSVIALRTIGESESNDLIGSAAAARLDASTPGLAYFRRGGGSPVKFRARVNARPSVPARLRGFGPCLDEVHFDEEVPAARPGAASKAAVDEAPGQTVPGSELTAQVESIRERHRDVEPAPNPFSAALPRHLPAIPRSVLRQVSGHQGVVGMLDRPHLPQAGPLVFTPQSTSRLMVCGLPGSGIERVPELLVHAVNRGSFGMPSFVLDGNGTLGALRDHPAVSGYLGPGDAWRINELLLQLGDPGCGQPLLLVVCGLGGWAQALEGSTFLTLEAMLAGFARTAPELGRALVVCGDRDLTSSRAASLCESRWYLPRGAGPEVLMGWPQLRKVASHVGRGVLLDPEGPPRGTEFQLLDGAASMPMPVGQAPETWLRSLPLPEVLSSSDLETAAWGQTQGSRGAAESPSSLSVGVCGPDNRPFIWSPGPCGLVIGHEGAGKRTLLEHLAGLAGSGQRHTVHFGPDDELPAHAEEFLNLHPLAERVLVDRADLRMAQASRAAEVLLAARVQVILSAEPSARLLFELGLSSVVRDQRSFLVLDPQFGGDADPSGFRLQAAATSLPGRAFAMDRGTIRQIQCVNRAA from the coding sequence GTGGCAGGGAAACTCCACATCCGGCTGAATTCCCCCGCATTGGGCCAGCCGGTGCTGCTCGAACTGGCGGCCGCAGAACCCGTCAGCGGCCTTCGGCTGGCCGGTGTCCTGGCCCCACGCTGGCCCGGCATTATCTGGCATTGGGCGGGAAAAGCACTCACAGACGTCCCGCGGCTGCCGCTGTCGGGAAGGATCCTGCTCTCCGACTCGCCGGTGGGGCCCGAACCCCACCGGCACCCTCGCTCGGACGGGCATGATCCCGCCGTGCTGGTGGTGATGCGGGGTCCCGATCCCGGCGGAGCCCTGCCTCTTCGTCGCGGGGTCTATGCACTGGGACGCGGCGAAGTCGACCTGCCCATCGGCGATCTGGGGCTCTCGCGCCGTCACGCGCTGTTACGGGTGACCGACACTTCCATCGTGCTCAGTGACGAAGCATCGTCCAACGGCGTGTGGTTCGCCCAAACGCCGATCCTTGAGCGGCGACTGCTCATCGGTGATTCATTCACCGCCGGAGGGAGCGACTTCGCGGTGCTCCCGGCTCGTGGGCTCTCACCGGGACCGGTGCAATGGCCGTTGGAACCAGTCCCCCTCGCCGCGGACGAGCCAGGCAGCAGGCTGGCGATGTTGCTCATCGGGGCCCTTGCGCCGCTTGGTCTCGGGTTCGGATTGTTCCTGATGACACGCAGCGTGTTCTTCCTGGCCTTCTCCGCCATTTCGCTGCTCACCGGAGGGTTGCCCGCGTTGCTGCTGCTTCGGGCCAAGGCACGCTTCCGTCGGGCCTGGGCCCAGGCAACGGTGGCGGATGCGAAGCGGCGCGAGGACTTGGCTCCTCCCTTGGGTGCGGTGGCGGCAGGACTTGCCGGCGGCTGCATCGTGGACGGGGCCGGTTTCCCGGCGCTGGTCATCGGGCACGGCCGCCTGGCCGCATGGTTGTGCAGCGGATCCGGCGCCGATCCGCCCGCCCCGCGGCTTGCACGCGGAAAATCCCGAACGACAACGGGACCGCAGAGCCGACGGCGCCGGCGCCGGCGCACCAACGCGTTCGCCAACTTCCGGGCCACGCGAGCCGACGCCGAAAACGCGGATCCGTCAAACCTCGGCATACTGCAAGATTCCCCCGTCCCGCTGCTTCTGCACGCAGGGGCAATGGTGTGGTTCCCGGGGCTGGAATCAGGTTGGGGCCCGGTGCTGCGCGGCGTGTTGGTACGGTGGCTTCCGCTGTTGGCCGCGGGCACCCTGGAGGTGGTGGTGTTGGGCCCGGCTGGTTTTCTGCCCGCTGAATTCGCAATGCTGCCCGGTGTCCGGGTGCTCCCCGCGGATGCTAAGCTGCCCTCGACCCACACCCCCAGGATCGTGCTGTGCACCGGAGTCCGGAGTACACAACATGCCCAACCGGTTCCCCCCGCAACCACCGATGCCGGTCCGACAGTGTGGTTCCACTGCGGCGGTTCGGCACCGGTCGCCGGAGCCGAGGCGCACATCGACTGCCGGTCCGGTCGGTTGGTCCTGCAGTCTTCGGGCCGGGAACACAATCCATGGCTGTGGCCCGCACCGCCGGCGCGTGGGATAGCAGGGGGTCGCGCGCCCGGATCGCCGGGACACGCTTCACCTCGTGGTTCCGGACCGGCGAAAAACCCCGGACCGGGACCGGTTCAAGACGGCGATCTCACGGACAGCTCCCTGCCCGTGGAGTTGGAGGGGATCGGGTTCGACACCCTCGCGCGTGCCATCCGGCGGCTGGTGCCGCTGGATGCGGCTGGGTTGGATCCGGTCAACGATGCCACCTCTGCGACCCCGACGGGCGTCACCCACCGCACGGGAGCCCTCATCGGGGACACCGCCGAAGGGCCACTGCACCTGGACCTCGACGCCGACGGGCCACACCTGTTGGTCGCCGGAACCACCGGTTCGGGAAAATCCGAGTTGCTTCGCTCCTTGGTGCTGGGCCTGGCCACGGGAACCGGACCAGACGCTTTGGCATTCATGCTCGTCGATTTCAAGGGAGGTGCCACGCTGGCCCCGCTGTCCGTGCTGCCGCACGTCCAGGACTTCGTATCCGACCTGGATGCTGCCGCCGGGGAACGGATCCTTGAACTGCTGGGGCACGAACTTCGCCGGCGCGAGGCATTCCTGGCGCAGCATGCGGCCACCGACCACCGGGACTACCTGCGATCGCGCACCGCCACCGACCCGCCGTTGCCCAAGCTCGTGGTGCTCATCGACGAATTTCGCGTTTTCGCCATCGAGCTGCCCGAGGCACTGGAACGGGTGGTCCACATCGCCACTGTCGGCCGCTCGCTGGGGATCCACCTGGTGCTCAGCACCCAACGGCCGGCCGGGACCATCAGTGCACCATTGCGCGCCAATATCGGCTCGGTCATCGCGCTGCGCACCATCGGCGAATCCGAATCCAATGACCTGATCGGCTCGGCCGCGGCGGCGCGGCTGGATGCGTCGACCCCCGGTTTGGCATATTTCCGGCGCGGGGGTGGCTCCCCTGTGAAGTTCCGGGCACGCGTCAACGCCCGTCCGAGCGTCCCGGCGCGGTTGCGGGGATTCGGCCCCTGCCTGGACGAAGTGCACTTCGATGAGGAGGTGCCCGCCGCCCGACCCGGCGCCGCATCCAAGGCAGCGGTGGACGAAGCCCCCGGGCAGACCGTGCCCGGTTCCGAGTTGACCGCGCAGGTGGAATCCATCCGTGAGAGGCACCGCGACGTCGAGCCCGCCCCGAACCCGTTTTCCGCAGCGCTCCCCCGGCACCTGCCCGCGATCCCCCGCTCGGTGCTCCGGCAGGTATCGGGGCACCAGGGGGTGGTCGGGATGCTGGATCGTCCCCACTTGCCGCAGGCAGGTCCCCTGGTCTTCACCCCTCAGTCCACGTCCCGGCTCATGGTCTGCGGCCTGCCGGGCTCCGGCATCGAGCGGGTGCCGGAATTGCTGGTCCATGCCGTGAACCGGGGGTCCTTTGGAATGCCGTCCTTCGTACTCGACGGCAACGGCACCTTGGGCGCGCTGCGCGACCATCCGGCGGTGTCGGGCTATCTCGGCCCCGGCGACGCTTGGCGCATCAACGAGCTGCTGCTGCAACTCGGGGACCCAGGGTGCGGCCAACCGTTGCTGCTGGTCGTTTGCGGACTCGGCGGCTGGGCCCAGGCGCTGGAGGGCAGTACGTTCCTGACCCTTGAGGCGATGCTGGCAGGCTTTGCACGCACCGCACCCGAACTGGGACGTGCACTGGTCGTGTGCGGGGACCGGGACCTGACAAGTTCGCGGGCCGCATCGCTCTGCGAGAGCCGCTGGTATTTGCCGCGCGGTGCCGGCCCCGAGGTACTCATGGGATGGCCGCAACTGCGCAAGGTTGCCTCGCACGTGGGCCGTGGCGTGTTGCTGGACCCCGAGGGGCCACCGCGTGGGACGGAATTCCAGCTGCTCGACGGGGCCGCCTCCATGCCGATGCCCGTGGGCCAAGCGCCAGAAACATGGCTCCGTTCACTTCCACTGCCCGAGGTCTTGTCATCGTCGGATCTGGAAACCGCCGCCTGGGGACAGACCCAGGGAAGTCGTGGTGCTGCTGAGTCCCCGTCGTCGTTGTCCGTGGGGGTCTGCGGTCCGGACAACCGGCCATTCATCTGGTCCCCGGGCCCCTGCGGGCTGGTCATTGGGCACGAAGGGGCAGGCAAGCGGACGCTGCTGGAACACCTCGCCGGATTGGCCGGTTCGGGTCAACGGCACACCGTGCACTTTGGCCCGGACGACGAGTTGCCCGCCCATGCCGAAGAGTTCCTCAACTTGCACCCACTAGCCGAACGCGTGCTGGTGGACCGTGCCGACCTGCGCATGGCCCAGGCCTCCCGGGCCGCCGAGGTGTTACTTGCAGCCCGCGTCCAAGTGATCCTTAGCGCCGAGCCCTCGGCTCGCTTGCTCTTCGAACTGGGACTTTCATCGGTGGTGCGGGACCAACGCTCATTTTTGGTGCTTGACCCGCAATTCGGTGGTGACGCCGACCCCAGCGGATTCCGGCTTCAAGCCGCGGCCACGAGCTTGCCGGGACGTGCCTTCGCCATGGATCGCGGAACGATTCGGCAGATCCAGTGCGTGAACCGCGCAGCGTGA
- a CDS encoding CpaF family protein, with protein sequence MADGLAIVEDEVRELIRRHGLDPSTQVGEVRRLVDEVVRDYDERSLLGVLPALGELGIARRRVMDAVAGLGALQPLLDDPDVEEIWINGPHEVFAARGGTSELTSIRLLEAEIPALVERMLKSSGRRLDLSQPFVDCQLPDGSRLHVVIPDITRRHWAVNIRKFIARASRLDHLVELGSMSRQAAYYLDIAVGAGLNVLVSGATQAGKTTMLNCLASSIGSRERVVTIEEIFELKINLRDVVGLQTRQQNLEGNGEINMRRLVKEALRMRPDRLVIGEVREAEALDMLIALNSGLPGLSTIHANSAHDALTKICTLPLLAGENISPNFVIPTVAACIDLVVHCRRDAAGKRFVGEIMALGRRVENGAIETTTLFEHVEGVLELQPSADLAHPKLLDAGIDVAELGRLVA encoded by the coding sequence ATGGCTGACGGACTGGCGATAGTCGAGGATGAGGTACGCGAGCTCATCCGCAGGCATGGGCTCGACCCATCCACCCAGGTGGGCGAGGTCCGGCGTCTGGTTGACGAAGTGGTCCGCGACTACGACGAACGTTCCCTGCTCGGCGTGTTGCCGGCGCTGGGGGAATTGGGCATCGCCCGCCGACGGGTCATGGACGCTGTTGCCGGTCTCGGCGCCCTCCAGCCCCTGCTCGATGACCCGGACGTCGAGGAAATCTGGATCAACGGTCCGCACGAGGTTTTTGCCGCTCGCGGAGGCACCTCGGAGCTGACTTCGATCAGATTGCTCGAGGCCGAGATTCCGGCACTGGTCGAGCGCATGCTCAAGTCCTCCGGGCGCCGCCTGGATCTTTCCCAGCCCTTCGTTGACTGTCAGTTGCCAGACGGCTCGCGACTCCACGTGGTCATCCCGGATATCACCAGAAGACACTGGGCCGTGAACATTCGCAAGTTCATCGCCAGGGCCAGCCGGCTTGACCACCTGGTGGAGCTCGGCTCGATGTCCCGGCAAGCGGCGTACTACTTGGATATCGCCGTCGGAGCTGGGTTGAACGTGCTGGTTTCAGGGGCCACGCAGGCCGGGAAGACGACGATGCTCAACTGCCTTGCCTCCTCGATAGGCAGCCGAGAGCGCGTGGTGACGATTGAAGAGATTTTCGAACTCAAGATCAACCTGCGCGACGTGGTGGGACTGCAGACCCGGCAACAGAACCTCGAGGGCAACGGCGAAATCAACATGCGGCGGCTGGTCAAGGAAGCATTGCGCATGCGTCCTGACCGGTTGGTCATTGGCGAGGTCCGTGAGGCCGAGGCACTTGACATGCTGATCGCTCTCAACTCCGGGTTGCCAGGGCTCTCAACAATCCACGCGAATTCCGCGCATGACGCGTTGACCAAGATCTGCACCTTGCCGTTGCTGGCAGGAGAGAACATCTCGCCGAACTTCGTCATCCCGACGGTGGCGGCCTGCATCGACCTGGTGGTGCATTGCCGGCGCGACGCGGCGGGAAAGCGCTTCGTGGGGGAGATCATGGCGCTGGGCCGGCGCGTGGAAAATGGTGCGATCGAAACAACGACGCTGTTCGAGCACGTTGAAGGGGTGCTGGAACTGCAACCCAGCGCGGACCTTGCACACCCGAAATTGCTTGACGCCGGCATCGACGTCGCGGAACTGGGGAGGCTGGTGGCGTGA
- a CDS encoding type II secretion system F family protein: protein MSVFLGLTLGFGLLLVYRSFTSVAGTGSRAGNGHIETLLLHAGLDKVTRGGFISASITAGVIVGLVVLILTGAPLIALTFAGFGAGAPWVLVAHQATKRAANFREQWPDVVDHLRSAIRAGMSLPEALTQLGQQGPEALRPAFTEFGLDYRATARFNDSLERLAARLADPVADKIVEALRITREVGGTDLGEMLGTLSSFLRDAARTRGELEARQSWTVSAARLAIAAPWVILLLLAGQPAAVYAYSTVTGMLVLAGGLAVSFLCYRAMMRIGRLPEEERVFR, encoded by the coding sequence GTGAGTGTGTTCCTGGGACTCACCCTCGGCTTCGGGTTGCTGCTGGTTTATCGCTCTTTCACCTCTGTGGCGGGAACGGGATCGCGAGCCGGCAATGGACATATCGAAACCCTGCTGCTGCATGCCGGGCTGGACAAGGTGACCCGGGGCGGATTCATCTCCGCTTCGATCACCGCCGGGGTCATCGTCGGACTGGTAGTTCTCATCCTGACCGGAGCGCCGCTGATCGCCCTGACCTTCGCCGGGTTCGGCGCGGGTGCCCCGTGGGTGCTCGTGGCGCACCAGGCCACCAAGCGCGCCGCGAATTTCCGGGAACAATGGCCTGACGTTGTCGACCACCTGCGATCGGCAATCAGAGCCGGGATGTCGTTGCCCGAGGCGCTCACCCAGCTGGGGCAACAGGGGCCCGAGGCGCTGCGTCCGGCATTCACGGAATTCGGCCTGGACTACCGGGCGACGGCACGCTTCAACGATTCGCTCGAACGTCTGGCTGCACGCTTGGCCGATCCGGTCGCCGACAAGATTGTAGAGGCCCTTCGCATCACCCGCGAAGTCGGAGGCACCGACTTGGGAGAGATGCTCGGCACACTCAGCTCTTTCCTGCGCGATGCTGCCCGGACTCGCGGTGAGCTCGAGGCCCGGCAGTCCTGGACGGTGTCGGCGGCCCGGCTTGCCATCGCCGCCCCGTGGGTCATCCTGTTGCTGTTGGCCGGGCAGCCGGCGGCGGTCTACGCGTATTCCACGGTCACCGGGATGCTGGTGCTCGCCGGCGGCCTGGCGGTGTCCTTCCTTTGTTACCGGGCGATGATGCGCATCGGACGCCTGCCCGAGGAAGAACGGGTGTTTCGATGA
- a CDS encoding type II secretion system F family protein, translating into MSTTTILALVLGLCLGSGLWLVLVRIPAMRPVTFSQRLAPHLRAGRSGSRILVEPLAAQTPFGPLGRIVGPVLADVARMSQRLNPSNEALARRLARAGLRIGVLDFRAQQLLWSAGLTLLGAALIGLNIVAGRFNPMLALVVLVFCAVGGYLLRDWYLGEQTTRRSKRILNQFPTIAELMALAVAAGESTVGSIERVARTSRGALSEEFSLTLAHVRAGATLAGALSDMSDRIQLTAMTRFVDAIIVASERGTPIAAVMRAQAQDVRDAAKRELMETAGKKEIGMMVPIVFGILPLTIVFAVYPGLSLIDMNY; encoded by the coding sequence ATGAGCACCACAACGATCCTGGCATTGGTGTTGGGTCTGTGTTTGGGCAGCGGACTATGGCTCGTGCTGGTCCGGATCCCGGCGATGCGCCCTGTGACTTTCTCCCAGCGTCTGGCTCCCCACCTTCGCGCCGGCAGGAGCGGTTCACGAATCCTCGTCGAACCGCTCGCCGCGCAAACCCCCTTTGGGCCGCTCGGGCGCATCGTGGGTCCGGTCCTGGCCGATGTGGCACGAATGTCGCAGCGGCTGAATCCGAGCAACGAGGCCCTGGCACGGCGACTGGCGCGTGCAGGGCTGCGGATCGGCGTGTTGGATTTTCGCGCCCAACAGCTTCTGTGGTCGGCCGGGTTGACGTTGCTCGGCGCCGCCCTGATCGGCCTGAACATTGTGGCCGGTCGCTTCAACCCGATGCTGGCACTGGTGGTCCTCGTCTTTTGTGCGGTGGGCGGCTACCTGCTGCGCGACTGGTACCTCGGGGAGCAGACCACCCGCCGCAGCAAGCGAATCCTGAACCAATTCCCCACGATCGCCGAGCTCATGGCGCTGGCCGTGGCCGCGGGGGAAAGTACTGTGGGCTCGATTGAACGGGTGGCGCGCACATCCAGAGGTGCACTCAGCGAGGAATTTTCCCTCACCCTTGCCCATGTCCGCGCCGGCGCGACACTGGCCGGCGCCCTGTCCGACATGTCCGACCGCATTCAGCTCACGGCAATGACGCGTTTCGTCGACGCGATCATCGTGGCCAGTGAGCGCGGGACGCCAATCGCCGCGGTCATGCGGGCGCAGGCCCAAGACGTGCGTGACGCTGCCAAGCGGGAGCTGATGGAGACCGCGGGCAAGAAGGAAATCGGCATGATGGTACCCATAGTTTTCGGCATACTGCCCCTGACCATCGTTTTCGCGGTGTATCCGGGACTTTCGCTGATCGACATGAACTACTAA